The genomic window aataaattacataaatatatattaaacatataatacaaaaattatcatttaaacataataaaaaaatgtatatttttaaattaaaaaaggaaaaaaaggaaaacttAAATTAAGTGCTTTTTTACGAtcttagaaaaaaataatatactgataaatataataattattacctACCACTACATttctgtttatttttaaatgttattataCTATGTATAGATGGAACAAATTTACAAATCATGTATaagctaaaaataaaattgtatgaaaacatttatgaaaaatatacataaaaacatataaaatgaaaaaaaatatatttaattaacatatttgtttaaatatatatgtatatatatatagtgttGACTTCATAATAATGAAAGTTATGGAACAAAATATGTTACCCATATATtctttacttattttataaaataatttcttcttatgtcattattatttctatatcaaatagaaagaaaacatatttatagcATAACAGCTATtcttacaataaaaataaaatatatattattttataataattaggGAATACtaagatattttttaaaaaaattaattattgcCCCTTaggaattatatttttgtaaaatatatttaataaataaataaaaattaaggaTAATACCAATGAATCTTTTTAGACATCtaatgtttataaaataaacaatataaacTTGAATTCTTAAATGAAGGAAATTTATACCatatctaataataaattcttattgcaattataataattatgataaaaaagacAACAATATATCGTCTTTAgataaaaaagtttattttgtatttaataatcatatatatgacTTATGGtgcctttattttttattaaataaactaAAATCTTTTCAAATCAACCAattttgtgtatatacaagctatttataatttttgatctaacatataagtattaaaaataataaatttatttaacattaGTTCTAATATTATTGTATGCACCAGAAAAATCGAAAAGGGAAATGAATTTACATCACAATgtggtattttttttaatatctcaaatatttttttatccttttttcgcaatatataagtattgCAAGTATGATATAGTGATGAAcgaaataaagtaaataatgaaaaatgaaaaaataaattattaatgctAATCAGATAAAAGttccttatatttttcctaaCATTTACAACtgcaaatataaattttaattttttcaaagtaAATAACGTATGAAGCGCATAAATTAACCTTCAGATGATAATACAATTAACAGTTGTTTTTACACTATTTAGTCATGCCTTCgaagtatttatattaaatacatacaatatatatatatacaaatttagTTGTTCATTAAGGATGTTTTAATGAACAGTCTTATATGAGcttaatatacatacaaccacttcaataaaatataaatgcttATTTGGACTATTATATttctacatttatattttcataaagtGCAAAGATGTAAAAATCTTAAAAATCAAAGATTTATTTGCATATAAATAACCTATAAAATCCATTTAATAAACGATAATTGTTTCTactgataaaaatatatatattgcacatatttcttaattattgtatatattgtcCCAATACAGATTCTCAAATAAAAGCTAAGTGgcaatttcatatttttgcgTATATGGCTTcctatgtaaaaatttattccttGAAAATAggatatatatgcaaaagttaatatatatatatgtatgtacatgtatattataaacacAGAACACTTCGACGATTGCTTTGaacattaataattaatgaaattgCAAATCGCTCATTTAGATTATTTCCAATATATTTCAAAGCTTAGGaatagtaaataaaatacttattCATCCTCAAACTACTAATGGAACGGGTGCGCCATTTATACGAGTGATCCATGGGGAGGGTAAGCAAAAAATGGTGTCGTATAAAGGGAAAGAAAATGGTTAGTCAAGAATAAAAGGGCTAAAGATTTAATAAATTGAGGTATATAAGGAAAGATTAAGAAAATAACTAAATAAAAGCAtgcatataaaaacatatagaaaaaattaaaaacaaaatgtacaaaattcttttctaaataaaaaaaaaaattgaaaaagcCATATCGTTCCTTCATATTATACTCTCTTGATATATTCtattaaaataaacttatttattaattataataggGAACGGTATgtcatttataattatttatacctATGTAAAATTTTCCATTAAAGTGAATTCACATGcaagtttttatattttattaaaataaaatttttgaacaTATTGTTCTCAAAacgaaaatttaaataatacagaattttaaatgtacaactccttatttaaatatgtacatattattttattcaagGTTTACCAATGAAAtggtaataaatatttcatttttgtattaacTTTTATTATAGAGGAAAGTGCAATgcagtaaaatattaaatatatacatatgcttccatgtacatatgtacatacatatataaagagAAAAGGAAAACTTAAGAATGTTCattaagtataatattttaaacccaaaaaacaattatttctaccttctttttaaatgattTGTTGTTTGCATTCTtagttaattaaaataaattcaagAATGTTTTGTTCTGTTCTGTTCtgttctgtttttttttattttcccatttttaaACGCCTTTCAATGTTACATTGTTAtgtatacaaaattatatacaaaataatgcTTTTTATATCTGTAAAATGAACCTTcgaatttattctttttctttttgtcaGAAGCTCATAATTaagtgaaaatttttaacagATTGTTCCGATGGtgtttttttactttttgaaataaggaaaaagttttattttacaaattaatgaaatcttaataattatgaaataacGACCGTTTTAAggatatttataattaaagcagttccttgtatattttatttgctttaaaataataatttctatttttgtatatttgtagGTTATAAAAAACTCgacaggaaaaaatatttcataattgTACATAAAATACTTGTATTCTTTCTATATGTTGGTTAAAactaaaaagtaaaataacaGTACATACTAGATATAACAgtcatttaattatttcatatgtCCAATAAAACATTggttttataaattatcaatttttttgtatattcaaatatagCTGTATAATTTCACTTTATGttgaatttaaataattggACAAATGTACGTTAACGCATGTTTTAAAGAGTAATACGCAATGGCAATTGGACTCATTTAATaacttctattttttttttttttttgaaatcccctataaaataaatggaatATTGCtacaatatatgtatatatatatatatatataatagttttgATGTTAATTGTGTTTATAgcatattacataaataagtTCTCAAATTTGACAATAGCTTTTTTTAATCAGCAGATTTCATTATTCAAATTccatgaataatttttaaaatggaaagcgcttatttaaaaataacaaagtTCTGCgctatcaaaataaaaaaaaaaattgtacgtAGTTTCAAGAAgctaattattatatagttaTCACACAATGCTTAATCGTATATCTTTATtggatataaattattatttaaaaagttatatatctttttatttggaaaaaatgacaccaatacacatatattcatttacaGTGCATATTTTTTGAGAATATTTAATAGTTTAAATACAgttgttaaatattttaaacatatttGATATTTTACGTTTTTTGTTTCAATGTCCATtgtcataattatttttgtaattgtACTTTTGATTATATCTCATGAAtggcaaaaataaaatatgcatttaATGTATACAAACGCACATGAGTAAAAGGAATGAggatattctttttttcagtattagtgttacattataataaaattttatttcattcatAATGTGTTTAAGTCATATTTAATGGCAGTACCtcttaaaatgtaaaaaaataataattaaaaaattgttataattactaaatatttttttctcttttttttcattatttgtttgttccttgggtttctttttttatgtattttttaactttcttatattttgtatatttttttcttttttttatgtaattttccttaagtattttttgttttttgtttttttttttttttttttttttttcctttttttccatttttttcctttttttttcctttttttccatttttttcctttttttttttttttttccattttttttcctttttttttttttccatttttttccttcttttttttttggtttttctttccttttttttggggtttttctttttttttttggttttattctatataaaCTCTTTTATCTACGGTTTTTTTTCAATCTTCATGCGATTTTActgcattttttttcccgcttttcttttgttcatttttgaTACGttatttttcctcttttttcatacgtgttatttctttttccacATAAAACCgatgtttttattaaacttTTGATTTAAAACTCCAATTAAATGAACGTCTACAATGCCGTAAGTGGACTAAATGGGCTGAGTTTTGTTATGTGGTAAAAATTTTagcataaaattttttgtaaccCAAAAAAGTGTATTACCATTATGTAAATGCATGcataaattttaacaaagataaaagaaaaaaaaagcaaaaaagcaaaaaagcaaaaatgaattttatttaattgttattaaaaattaaaattaactttaaggttttaatttataaagtcgaaaaataaaaatttaaaataagaaaatataaattaatacaatAAAGCATGTTCCCACACGGTAATTATCTGTTGGtttttgtataaatacataattatttaccCACATAAGCATGATGAAAGTTTCAAAAAGATtaagttttttcattttaattttatccaTAATTGTGATATTACCTTATACCCTTGTTTATGCTAACATACCAGTTGAACTTTTGGATTatgaaacatttaaaaaacatgAGATCATTAAAGCAAAAGGAAGAAAGGATGAACTAGTTTTATTGTCTCTTGTATGTGTAAGTATTTTATCGGCTCTATGTACACTATGGGGAATTAGATTACACCATCTTcatgatattaataaaaagaagaccCGTAGAGGAGGTATAAAATCAATGGGGAAATCAAAATTGTCTTTTGAAAGTGAAGATTCTGGATAACCCTTGATAGAATGAATctaatttttatcttaacCAGTAACaatcctttttttgtttgtagtgtttttaattaaacaaTCCATTCATTTTAAGAGTTTTAAACATATTCTagtgttatttttattttacacatacacatatgtatatatatacgcgtactttttttttttttttttaatttttattatttcatagtaccttaaacttttttagaattttattaatagtttccttttttttattttttatttgttttacttttatatgttaaacaCATTTTCAAATCTCAAAAAGAGACAATATATCTAAAAATTTCCAATTAGCTATAAGCGTTATTAATTTACAGTTCATATTaattttcgtatttttttaatcgtATACATTTTCTAGTTTATATAACAGATATATTACTAGATgtttttaaagatatatttgtAGTGCGATATAACGAGTTGATTTAATTTAAccatgtaattatatatatacatatacatttattaatttatgtatgtattaataattatagcaCGAGTTTAACAAAGCTGAACGTTAAcaaaatttatcatataatttttaaatgaaatatcaaagtaatataatatgtaaaggATTAATCGTAAAATGCGATAACTAGAAACAGTATCAAAACACTTTTTAGaattaaagtaaaaacaaTTACTTTTTCAATTCATTAACTTACCGTAATTTATGTTGAAAAATAGATACacataatgataatttaaaatggGAAAATGTTCCAAAtgctaataatttttttttctttttttttggaaaagggtatggaaaaatttttatcctACATTCTCGAAGCATAAAAGtgtatttagaaaaaaatagaaataaggataaacaattattttcctacattttaaaaaagttaatataGTTTCATGTAATTGCGGAAAAGgatttaaaactttttttccattcataATAACATCcccttttaataaaaatataacatatttacttttcgaaatatattttataatctAGACAAATAAATAGAATGATATCAAATGCAACATAACggttaaaagaaatataggaaaaaaaaaaaaaaaaaaatacttttgatttaaaatattatgcattattaatatctttAAATTTTGGTCCAATAAAGTGATGAAATTTGAATTACATTTTAGGATACACACAAAATTCGTACGAACGTTATAAGTCTATAAACATTGGCTTTAAGTTTAcgaaaaacatataaaattctacataatattatattatttaatgttgatataaaattataaatctATTACAATCCTTGTTTAACCTTTTGCAGAActgcaaaaatataatagtgCAGTAAataatacagaaaaaaaaggaaatttctttaatttttttaaacgcTCACAATTAATTTTAGTATCCCCTATCAACTATTCAGATGATGCATTCGtcagaaaaatatacatatgtaaaaagtaagttttatttattcagaTAACACTTTCTATTAAATTACAGAATTAGGTAATCTACgcgtatgcatatatatatatgcatatatattctacTAACACCTTGgttatattatacttttttaaccTTTTCCTATTTAAACTTTTCCGTCATGGAATATTTGATAAATCTATAAATGAAACGAGGACATTTaatgattatattattatttaatatttctatttatataatatattttgtaaaaaccGATTAAATGGTTACACCTGATGACCATTGTCCCGAAGGCCATATTTTGTCTAATATCtcaacttttttataaaagtacCTTTGGTAAAATTAGGAAGAAgagttaattattttattcttttgtttttcaaaTATCTTGTATCTTTCTTATTATTGTATATccttattcatatttattgtaCTTTAAATTTTGTGTTTAATACAcacattttcctttttctacTATATTTCAACTttcttttgtaaaaatttggAAATTATTACACTAagattcatttttttttttttttttttcattattatattttctttgttaCTTTGAgattaatttctttttcccctaccataaaaaaaaataataataaaataatttggcttcttttctttctgcATTCGTCCATTATCCTATCtccaaataaataaaacttatTTCGTttatagtttattttttttttctgaaaattAAGTTTTGCATAATTTTCTTGCTTCATAAAGATAGAATATTTCTTATTGAACTTCATCAgtcattatattttgtaccCATGTTTCAGAAGCTGTATCTGTTTCTGAATCCGTTGATTTATTACTTTCACTGGCATGCCATACATCTGAACACGATGTATCCGAGTTACTATCTTCATCTACTTCttcaaaatattcattaaatgaatatacatCCAGATTACTGTTAGACACTAATGatggtgtatatatattttcattagcACTATCTGAAATGGAGGTAGTTTCATCATATTTTGCgggctcttttttttcactaGGATCATTGACTTTTCTTTCTGATTGTTCCGTTTCAGAATCATTAGATATTAAGTTCGTTGCATGtttttcttccatttttaacttatatctagttgtgtatgtatgcataggTAACCTTTTTTCaaatcttttatttcttaattcCTTACATTCATTTGATGAACTTGCACTTCTATAGCTCCTATTTGTTCTATTTACCGTACCTTCATCTTCTtgaaattctttttttccttttcttgcTTTACTTGtcttttgaattattttttgacgTTTTCCTTTAGTTGTTTCTATATAATTCGCTGTCGTTTCTGTAGAGCTCTTAGTTGTTTCCTTTTGTGAATAATCCCCTTTATGTTTTTCATGATATGAACATAATCTACCTATAGATTTGCAACACTGTCGAGTGTTTCTTTCTTCATTCGTTACTTGTTTATTATCACTTGATCCCTTTCTTGATACCTCTTCAATGCCAAATGTAGAAGGgtcaataatatttaaataattatctgAAAATAATACACAATTTGATTTAATGAAAGAGTTAAGATATTCATCATTTTCCTCAACTTCTacgtattaaaaaaaaataaaataaaatgtataacataatttatattgctaagaagtatttattaatttatttatttactgttatatattattttcaacatttaatatttttacactttttttttttttttttttttttctttttacgtATTTCTTCGCTAagcatttttcttttatatcgTCCttcaacattttttaatatagtcCATAATGTAGTAACTGATATATATTCTGTTTTCTCTATATAGATTAAATTgactaataaaatatacattaaataacTAGAAAAAATCACGGATATGGTTACACGCATTAACgtattaattttcatttttaaactgaacaataaataaaatggaaaaaaacaaaaaaaagttaaaattactgttacattaattatattattgtatcTGTAAATCCTTAAAtcaataattaatataataactcCTAAATTGCATATTATGTATGCACCCTTTGTAGTTTTATTGCTCTGTTTTTTCTTTGAGCATTTGACATTTCTATCTTtaggaatatataaaactattTCATTGATTTTAAtactcaaaaaaaataaaacttaaaaTTTAGCAGTAAAAATAGATTATAAATTATCGAAGTATTTCATGAACCAATCATTTGTTCTATTTATAGTTATTGAGTTATAAGCCTAAGAATGATGAATCTGGAGTATTTgtcttcatatatttttttagtttcaCTAAAATGTTTAATGAAACAATTTATGCAtgcatattaatataaattacaaaaaaattatatgcatCTTTAgcattatttattcttaatatgCACTATCTTTTTTCGTATTTCTTGAAGTTCGATACACAACTACTTTTTATGTAGCCTTATACATTCCTATTTATATCAAATACAAAGTTAATATACATTTGAAAGTATCGAATCCGTTCCAGCGtaataccaaaaaaaaaaaaaaaattatataaaatttaaaactaTTGATTACTATATACACAACACTTAAACAAAAATCAATATATTGAACCATTAAAGACAAACATTGATTAATCTGAATACGCAATTACGTCCACtaagaatttttattattttttttttttcaaattattatatttttattaaaaatgataaaataatgtttttcttataaaaaaaacaaaaaaaagaggcATTCTTCTTACACTTTAGAGTAAATAAAGAAggttaatataatttacaaaaaaaaaaatttatttttagtgtGTGGATCTCAAAAGACtagtttatattatacaataatatatgtggTTTTTTTCCTATATGAACATAGTGAAAATTtcgtacattttttttacatgatAAGaactaaatataaaagatttaGTACAAAATccttgaaaataaaaaaaaaaatttagtaaggtacaaaaattttataattgtataCAAATAAACTGCTAAGGTATTGAATCATTTCCGTCTTTtcaatgttttattattgcttattttttcacaattctcgtatatattatttatcttaTGTAAAACAACGAAACTAAGCCAGATTTAttcacttattttatttatatttacaaccTCGAACCCAAAGCTACACAAAATgtgtaattattaaaattaattataaaagaacatataccctttttttttttgttaaacttaccaaagaaaaaaaatcttaaagcacgtttattttatgtaaacattcacaaaaaaaaaagaaataaaaaaatttatgcatAATTAAGATGTAAATAACAGGGCAAAAAAACCGTTtccataaattataaaaaaatataataat from Plasmodium malariae genome assembly, chromosome: 13 includes these protein-coding regions:
- the LSAP1 gene encoding liver stage associated protein 1, putative; translation: MKVSKRLSFFILILSIIVILPYTLVYANIPVELLDYETFKKHEIIKAKGRKDELVLLSLVCVSILSALCTLWGIRLHHLHDINKKKTRRGGIKSMGKSKLSFESEDSG
- the PmUG01_13011700 gene encoding Plasmodium exported protein, unknown function; translated protein: MKINTLMRVTISVIFSSYLMYILLVNLIYIEKTEYISVTTLWTILKNVEGRYKRKMLSEEIQVEENDEYLNSFIKSNCVLFSDNYLNIIDPSTFGIEEVSRKGSSDNKQVTNEERNTRQCCKSIGRLCSYHEKHKGDYSQKETTKSSTETTANYIETTKGKRQKIIQKTSKARKGKKEFQEDEGTVNRTNRSYRSASSSNECKELRNKRFEKRLPMHTYTTRYKLKMEEKHATNLISNDSETEQSERKVNDPSEKKEPAKYDETTSISDSANENIYTPSLVSNSNLDVYSFNEYFEEVDEDSNSDTSCSDVWHASESNKSTDSETDTASETWVQNIMTDEVQ